In a single window of the Dreissena polymorpha isolate Duluth1 chromosome 3, UMN_Dpol_1.0, whole genome shotgun sequence genome:
- the LOC127872585 gene encoding uncharacterized protein LOC127872585: protein MADVSVDSMVVFVESGIKDYDGFGDVHGGRGFGVRNKEGERVLEFALANDLVVGNTWFVKRESHLVTHCSRNLKTQIDYILYPKRYRRAITDVKVIPIEDCVQQHNLLVCDITIFIPKVNKRKSTPRIRTLKLRDKAVADKFRDAFTEKVVTGDVDLANTVEELAKQMDRTNQDVVGEKCVRNDAGELSLSDDEKMKAWVEHYSKLLNVEFEWPSELLPEVAPVEGHPPLVTVEQIRKALCKVKCGKAAGPSGVIAEMLKAAGEEGTEMLTEVVFSNGVIPKDWVESHILNLYKGK from the exons TGATGGTTTTGGCGACGTACACGGTGGTCGAGGCTTTGGTGTCCGCAACAAGGAGGGAGAGAGAGTATTAGAATTTGCTCTAGCCAACGATCTGGTTGTAGGTAACACCTGGTTTGTAAAAAGGGAGAGCCATCTTGTCACCCACTGCTCGAGAAATCTTAAAACGCAGATTGACTATATCCTCTACCCAAAGAGGTATCGCAGAGCAATCACCGATGTGAAGGTAATTCCAATTGAGGATTGTGTCCAACAACATAATCTTCTTGTTTGTGATATCACTATTTTCATCCCCAAAGTCAACAAACGTAAATCCACCCCTCGCATTCGCACATTGAAGCTGAGGGATAAGGCTGTGGCAGACAAGTTCCGTGATGCCTTCACTGAAAAAGTCGTTACTGGCGATGTCGACCTTGCCAATACTGTTGAAGAG CTGGCCAAGCAAATGGACAGGACAAACCAAGATGTTGTTGGTGAGAAATGTGTTCGAAATGATGCGGGTGAACTGTCCCTCAGTGATGATGAGAAAATGAAAGCCTGGGTGGAACACTATTCAAAGCTACTAAACGTTGAGTTTGAGTGGCCTAGTGAGCTACTTCCTGAAGTTGCTCCTGTGGAAGGGCATCCTCCACTAGTCACAGTAGAACAAATTCGCAAAGCCCTCTGCAAGGTGAAATGCGGCAAAGCCGCTGGACCGTCAGGTGTGATTGCCGAGATGTTGAAAGCAGCTGGTGAAGAGGGAACAGAAATGCTGACTGAGGTCGTTTTCAGCAATGGTGTGATCCCCAAGGACTGGGTGGAGAGCCACATCCTTAACCTTTACAAAGGTAAATGA
- the LOC127872586 gene encoding uncharacterized protein LOC127872586, with product MKLIERVLDTHIREMVDIDGMQFGFVPGRGTTDAIFIIRQLQEKYNAANKPLYIAFVDLEKAFDRVPRKVLWWALMSLGVEEWAVRVIQGMYTGARCRVRVNGQYSEEFGVEVGVHQGSVLCPLLFILVLEALSREFRAGVPWELLYADDLAVIADSLEECLSRLKGWKDGMESKGLRVKIKKTKLLITGPGLNLLRDAGAYSCAVCRCGVGVNSIECTQCKLWVHKKCSGIKGRITSNPDYVFPRCMDQARPIDGRHVTQVVIDGSQLDVEASFCYLGDTLCAGGGCELAIITRCCIAWRKFKKLLPILTSKQVSLKIRGTVFNACVRSAMLHGSEAWAPSASDLQRLRRNDRAMARWICGIKPDDGVHTDMLYGKLGIPEVTASLRARRLRWYGHVERATSCINLISKMAIPGARGRGRPRKSWSDCIKDDLHTCGMGDTDPQNRGAWKSGVRRSSRLLPTPTTGTNPAADDK from the coding sequence ATGAAACTGATAGAGCGTGTACTTGACACCCACATACGCGAGATGGTCGATATCGATGGTATGCAGTTTGGTTTTGTTCCTGGTAGAGGTACGACTGATGCAATCTTCATCATACGCCAGCTACAGGAAAAATACAATGCAGCAAACAAGCCACTGTATATTGCCTTCGTCGACCTTGAGAAAGCATTTGATAGAGTTCCAAGAAAGGTCCTCTGGTGGGCTCTGATGAGTCTAGGGGTTGAGGAATGGGCAGTTCGTGTCATACAGGGTATGTACACAGGCGCCAGGTGCCGTGTGCGTGTCAACGGACAATATAGCGAGGAATTTGGAGTCGAAGTAGGGGTGCATCAGGGTTCTGTTCTTTGTCCCCTGCTTTTCATCCTTGTGCTTGAGGCTCTGTCGAGGGAATTTCGCGCCGGGGTTCCATGGGAGCTGCTCTACGCTGATGATCTTGCTGTGATCGCGGACTCATTGGAGGAGTGTCTCTCCAGATTGAAAGGTTGGAAGGATGGAATGGAAAGCAAGGGGCTGAGGGTCAAAATTAAGAAGACAAAGCTCTTGATCACCGGCCCTGGACTGAATCTTCTGCGCGATGCGGGAGCATATTCCTGTGCGGTATGTAGGTGTGGAGTGGGAGTGAACTCGATTGAGTGTACCCAGTGCAAACTGTGGGTGCACAAAAAGTGCAGTGGCATCAAGGGAAGAATCACCAGCAACCCGGACTACGTTTTCCCGAGATGCATGGACCAGGCACGCCCAATTGATGGAAGACATGTTACCCAGGTGGTCATTGATGGCTCACAGCTTGATGTTGAGGCCAGCTTCTGCTATCTGGGTGACACGCTATGTGCTGGGGGAGGCTGCGAACTTGCCATCATCACCCGATGCTGCATTGCCTGGAGAAAGTTTAAGAAGCTCCTACCAATACTGACGTCGAAACAAGTTTCCCTTAAAATCCGTGGCACCGTGTTCAATGCTTGTGTCCGTTCTGCTATGTTACATGGTAGTGAAGCGTGGGCACCATCCGCTTCTGATCTACAACGACTTCGTAGAAACGACAGAGCAATGGCCCGCTGGATCTGCGGCATCAAACCTGACGACGGAGTCCACACTGACATGCTGTATGGCAAACTAGGGATACCAGAAGTCACTGCATCACTGAGAGCCAGACGCCTGAGGTGGTATGGGCATGTCGAGCGTGCCACCTCTTGCATCAATTTAATCTCGAAGATGGCCATTCCTGGTGCTAGAGGTAGAGGGAGACCAAGAAAATCATGGTCTGACTGTATTAAGGATGACCTGCACACCTGTGGAATGGGAGACACTGACCCACAGAACAGAGGAGCGTGGAAATCAGGGGTTAGACGCTCTAGCCGCCTGCTGCCTACCCCAACTACTGGGACTAATCCCGCAGCAGATGACAAATAA